Proteins encoded together in one Meiothermus sp. QL-1 window:
- a CDS encoding M48 family metallopeptidase, with amino-acid sequence MAQPEIRAEIERARTHLARGEPLRALRVLDQTSWADLHWPEYWQLRAEAFLSLGEFRHAASSAREGLTDTPDHLPLLQLYTQALLELKQWDRAQETLAQALELYPHDSRLQELAQQLKEGLKAGPEATPIPRKSPRRPDPARPAPPEGWLVPLVLLLLAAGVTVFWLWRYLYS; translated from the coding sequence ATGGCCCAGCCCGAAATCCGAGCCGAGATCGAACGGGCCAGGACCCACCTGGCTCGAGGGGAGCCGCTTCGGGCCTTGAGGGTTCTTGACCAAACCTCCTGGGCCGACCTGCACTGGCCGGAGTACTGGCAGCTACGGGCGGAGGCTTTCTTGAGCCTGGGCGAGTTCCGCCACGCGGCCAGCAGCGCCCGAGAGGGCCTGACCGACACCCCAGACCACCTACCCCTGTTGCAGCTCTACACCCAGGCCCTCCTCGAGCTCAAGCAGTGGGATAGGGCCCAGGAAACCCTGGCCCAGGCCTTAGAGCTCTACCCCCACGACTCCAGGCTGCAAGAGCTGGCCCAACAGCTCAAAGAAGGCCTGAAAGCAGGGCCAGAAGCAACCCCTATACCGCGTAAATCCCCCCGCCGGCCCGACCCCGCCCGGCCTGCACCTCCTGAGGGCTGGCTGGTGCCCCTTGTGCTGCTGCTGCTGGCCGCTGGGGTCACGGTCTTTTGGTTATGGCGATACCTGTATTCGTAA